GTTTCGCCGAGCGTCTTCCTAAATGGCTAAGGCAAGTTTTACCTAAAGGTTCAGTCTTTGCCCATACGGATGCAACTATAAAACGTACGGGAATGGCTACAGTATGTGAAGAGGCCTTATGCCCTAACCGCACACGCTGTTGGTCAAGAAAGACAGCAACGTACCTAGCTTTAGGAGATGCGTGCACTAGACGCTGTGGTTTCTGTAATATTGACTTCACGAAAAAACCCATACCTCCTGATCCTGAAGAACCTCAAAAAATTGCAGAATCAGCAAAAATTCTTCAGCTTAAACACATTGTTTTAACTATGGTAGCTCGCGATGATCTAGAGGACGGTGGTGCGAGTTGCTTAGTTCGTATTATTGACACCCTTCATCAGGAGCTTCCAGAATCTACTGTCGAAATGCTAGCTTCAGATTTTCAAGGAAATGTTGATGCTTTACACACATTGTTAGATTCAGGATTAACTATTTATAATCATAATGTAGAAACCGTGGAACGGTTAACACCCGTAGTACGGCATAAAGCAACATATCGCAGATCTTTATTTATGTTAGAGCAGGCAGCTCTGTATCTCCCCGATCTTAAAATCAAATCAGGAATTATGGTAGGACTTGGAGAGCAAGAAAGTGAAGTAAAACAAACATTAAAGGATCTTGCAAATCACGGAGTCAAAATCGTCACCATAGGACAATATCTGCGTCCTTCTAGATTACATATACCAGTAAAAAGCTATATCACCCCTGAAACTTTTGATTACTACCGTACAATGGGAGAGTCTTTAGGACTCTTTGTTTATGCAGGACCTTTTGTTCGCTCTAGTTTCAATGCTGATATCGTTTTAAATGACCTCGAAAATAAACAATCTGAAGTAGCAAAAATTCCAAACTAATCTACATTTTCGTGCTCATCTTTTTAAAAGCAGCTTTGTTTATAAACGTCTTTTTTAGATCTAAACTTGTATAACTATAACGTTATATAAAAGAGTTTTTACCATCTCATGTTGATAGAAATCAAAAACATATTTATTGTTTAATGTTCACGATTGGCACTAATCCCCCCTTTTGTTATGGTGAGTAAAAAGGTATGCGTGGGTTATGTTTCGTAGTTCTATTTCTTGGTGCTTATTCTTTGTAATGACCTTATTTTGCTGTACAAGCTGTAACAGCAGATCGCTAATCGTTCATGGGCTTCCAGGAAGGGAAGCTAATGAGATTGTCGTTCTTCTTGTTAGCAAAGGCGTCGCTGCACAAAAGCAACCACAGGCTGCAGCTTCTACAGGAGGGGCCTCTGCTGAACAACTATGGGATATTGCTGTTCCCGCTGCGCAAATTACCGAAGCTTTAGCAATTTTAAATCAAGCTGGTCTTCCTCGTATGAAGGGGACGAGCCTCTTAGACCTATTCGCCAAGCAAGGTCTTGTTCCATCAGAAATGCAAGAAAAGATCCGTTATCAAGAAGGTCTTTCTGAGCAGATGGCCTCTACCATTAGAAAGATGGATGGAATTGTAGACGCTAGCGTACAAATTTCTTTCACAACAGAAGCTGAAGACAACCTTCCTTTAACTGCCTCCGTTTATATCAAACATCGTGGAGTTTTAGATAATCCAAATAGCATCATGGTTTCTAAAATTAAACGATTAGTCGCCAGTGCTGTTCCAGGTCTTTCTACAGAAAACGTTTCCGTTATTAGTGATCGCGCTTCTTATAGTGATATTACTATTAATGGTCCTTGGGGACTATCCGATGAAATCGATTACGTTTCCGTATGGGGAATCATCTTAGCGAAATCTTCATTAGGTAAATTCCGTCTCATCTTTTATTTCTTAATACTTACTCTATTTGTTATCTCTTGCGGGTTACTTTGGGTAATTTGGAAAACACATACATTGATTCTTTCCTTAGGTGGAGCAAAAGGTTTCTTTGATCCTTCTCCATATTCTAAAGTTGCCCTAGAAGCTAAGAAACCTGAAGAAGGTACTGGAGAGAAAAAAGAAGGACAATCAACGCAACCTAATCAAGAGGAAGCGGAAGGTCCTAAAGACAATGCACCAGAGGCATCAGAAGGAAACGAAGAAAATGAGGATGTCTAGTGACCGCCAACACTTTTGGAACTTTAAACATCTTGATGAAGTATTCCAAAGAGGATGACCTTGCAAATTTTCTTCCAGAAAATCTCCTAGTCACGCCCACTCACCATGAGGATATTCCTCTAAGTTCTTTATCTTTTACCATGTGCTGGCTAGCGACAATTCATCCTTCATGGATTAGCGTAGCTATTAAAGATTTCCCAGAAGTAATACAAAGTCAATTACTCTCTTGGTTGCCAGACTCTTTAATTCAGGAATTAGCTCCTCTACTTCCAGGGATTTCCATTGCAAGGCAACGTTGCTCTAATTTCGGAGCTTTCTACCTATTAGATATGTTGAGCAAAAAAATCCGTCCTCCAGGAATTACTGAAGAGATATTTCTTCCACCTTCACCGTTCAATGCTATGCTATATTACTCAGGAACGACGAAGATGACATTGATTAATTGCTTAGGATTATTCGCTATAGCAAAAGAACTAAGAAATATTGTTGATAAAGTGATCATCGATCGTGTACATAAAGTCCTCTCTCCTACGGAACAACTGTTTCTATCTTATTGCCAATCACATCCTATGAAACACCTTGAAACAACTGAATTTTTAGTTTCTTGGGATAGCGATAATGATTTCCGTAATTTTATTCACAAACAAGGCTTACAGTTTCTTGCTATAGCATTGGCAAAAGAAGATGCCTCCTTCCTTTGGTATTTTCTACGTAGGTTGGATATCGGCCGGGGATATATTTTTGAACAAGCTCTAAGGAAATCTTATGAACATCTCCATAGTGACTATTTTAAAAGCCAGCTAGAATTATGTATTAAGATCTTAGTACAATAAGATCTCTATAACTCAGAGCATGAAATAAAACATAAAGAGACTTTCTGTTTCTACTTGCGTATGAGTCGAGTGTTAATAATAAGGAATTAAAACAACAAAAAGAAGGAGCAGCGTTTCCTCCCTAAACTTTAAGAAATCTCAGGGTTTTCTACGCTGTCAAATAGATGAAGTTTTTTAGTTTAATTTTTAAACATGATGAAGTCGCTCCGAATAAAAAAATCCTTTCTCCCGAGGCTTTTTCAGCTCTGCTTGATGCTAAAGAACTCCTAGACAAAACAAAAGAAGATAGTGAATCTTACACTAATGAAACAAAACAGGAGTGCGAAGTACTTCGTAAAGAAGCTAAAGATCAAGGATTCAAAGAAGGCAGTGAACAATGGAGTTCTCAGCTTGCTTATTTAGAAAAAGAAACCCATGACCTGCGTAATAAAGTTAAGGAAGCTCTTGTCCCTCTAGCAATTGCTAGTGTGAAAAAGATTCTCGGTAAAGAATTAGAAATGCATCCTGAAACGATAGTTTCTATCATTACCAAAGCATTAAAAGAGCTTACACAACATAAAAAAATTATTATTCATGTAAATCCAAAAGATCTTCCAATTGTTGAGCAAAATCGTCCTGAATTGAAGAAAATTGTCGAGTATGCTGATACTCTAATCATTGCTCCTAAAGCTGATGTTACCCAAGGGGGTTGTGTTATAGAGACAGAAGCTGGTATTGTAAATGCTCAATTGGATGTACAATTAGCTGCTTTAGAAAAAGCGTTCTCTACTATACTAAAACAACAAAATCCTGTAGATGAACCTCAACCTAAGCAACAAGCACCTGCAAATAAAACTCAGGGCAAGCAAGAATAAAGGTATTTGACATCATGCGTTTCATTTTTCGTACTTTCCTTTGTATGTTTATCTTGAGCGCACCGTGGTGTTTTGCAGATACCTACGAGTCGTCTTGCTCCTCTCGTTGTAATCCTCTTAAATCTACAGAATTATCGATAGCTGATCAACAACCTGAGGTGAAGAAAACTTACCCTCAGCCGACTTTCAGAGAAAGAGTAACCGCTAATGATGTGCTTCCTCAAGAACATCTTTCTGAAGGGAGTTTTTCAGATACATATCCGGATCTGACAACACAAGCAATTATCTTAATTTTCTTAGCATTATCACCTTTTCTTGTGATGTTGCTAACATCATACTTAAAAATTATCATTACTCTCGTTCTATTAAGGAACGCTTTGGGTGTTCAACAAACACCTCCTAGCCAGGTTCTTAACGGTATAGCATTGATTCTTTCTATTTATGTGATGTTTCCTACAGGAGTTGCTATGTACAACGATGCTAGGAAAGAGATACAAGGAAATACTATTCCTAGAGATCTATTCTCTGCAGAAGGAGCTGAAACTGTTTTTGTAGCATTGAATAAATCTAAAGAACCTTTGCGATCCTTTTTAATACGCAATACACCGAAAGCTCAGATCCAAAGTTTCTATAAGATTTCTCAGAAAACATTTCCACAAGAGATCCGTGAGCATATGACACCTTCGGATTTCGTGATTATTATTCCTGCTTTTATTATGGGGCAGATTAAAAATGCTTTTGAAATAGGCGTTCTAATTTACCTACCGTTTTTTGTGATCGACCTAGTCACAGCGAACGTTCTGGTAGCTATGCAAATGATGATGCTTTCCCCATTATCTATTTCGCTACCATTAAAATTACTTCTTGTTGTGATGGTGGATGGTTGGACGTTATTACTTCAAGGTCTCATGATTAGCTTTAAATAGGGATATGCCGTGATAGCACTTGCCGCAAGCTTTAAATCTATGCTCTTTGAGTATTCATATCAGTCATTGTTGCTGATTTTGATTATCTCTGCGCCTCCTATTATCCTTGCCTCTATTGTTGGTATCATGGTCGCAATTTTCCAGGCCGCAACGCAAATCCAAGAGCAGACATTTGCTTTTGCTATCAAACTCGTTGTTATTTTTGGTACCTTGATGATTTCCGGAGGATGGCTAAGCAATATGATTTTCCGTTTTGCCTCTCAGATCTTCCAAAACTTTTATAAATGGAAATAAACAGCTATGGCAATCTCTTTACCAGAGCTTGTTTCTGTTTTTGGTTCTTCATATCTTGATTATATTTTGCAAAAGCCTCCTGCCTATGTTTGGAGCGTTTTTTTGCTGCTTTTATCTCGATTACTTCCCATATTTGCTATTGTTCCCTTCCTGGGAGGTAAGTTATTCCCAGCACCTATTAAAATAGGTATTGCTCTTTCTTGGGTCGCCATTATTTTTCCTAAGGTATTGATGAGCACACATATTGCAAACTATCTAGATGATGATGTGTTCTATATTCTCATTGTCAAAGAACTTTGCATAGGCACGTTAATTGGTTTCATCTTATCTTTCCCTTTCTATGCTGCCCAATCTGCAGGATCGTTTATTACCAACCAACAGGGTATTCAGGGTTTAGAAGGAGCAACATCACTGATCTCCATTGAGCAAACTTCTCCTCATGGAATCTTTTACCATTACTTTGTAACTATAGTTTTCTGGCTTTCTGGAGGACATAGGATCGTTTTAACACTCTTACTGCAATCTCTGGAAATAATTCCTATTCATAAGTTTCTCCCTATGGAGATGATGTCATTAGATGCGCCGATTTGGATTACGCTAATCAAAATGTGTCAGCTATGTCTTATTATGACTATCCAACTTAGTGCCCCAGCAGCGGTAGCGATGCTCATGTCCGATCTATTCTTAGGAATCATCAATAGAATGGCTCCACAAGTTCAGGTTATTTATCTTCTTTCCGCTTTGAAAGCCTTCATGGGTCTATTATTCCTAACTCTTGCCTGGTGGTTCATAGTCAAGCAAATCGACTACTTCACTTTAGCTTGGTTTAAGGAAGCTCCCATCATGCTTTTAGGATCGAGCCCTAAAGTTCTATAGGAAAAGAACTTTCTAAAATAACGATAGTTGTAGAAAAAAATAGAAGTACAGCGGGAAAAAGCTACCCACATTAAGCAGCTTTTTTCGCTAAAGTTCCTCTAAATTATAGAGGTTTTTGAGAAGAGTCATTGCTCTTATTGTCTTTGTTATCTCCAAGTAAAACAAGAATCAAACATAAGACTAAAAACGATAGTGTAAAAGGGAAGACGTTCAAAAGAAAAAATAGCAGTAAACCGCAAAGAAGAGCGTTCTTTGCAGGACCGTTCTTCGCATAATAGCTTTGAAGATTTTTCAAAACAGTACGGATCTCAGGATAAAAACCTAGCACCACACCACAGGCAACGAATAAGCCTCCGACCCAAGATACAAAATCAGTAATAATACCAACTAGGACTAGTGCTCCACTAATGGCTTCGCGAGCGTGATGAGAAAAGAACCTCTTCATTCTTCCCACTTTAGGATTGGCATGCAAATCCTTCACCTTACGCTTCAAAGACTCAAACTGAGAGGACGACTCTTTTGAAGAAGAGTTTTCTTTTGGTGTCTCATCTGCCATGGCCTTACCTTTAAAAAATCTTTTTTTATTTAAAAATACTTATAATACACAATTATCAAAAAAAATATTTAAAGATAAATAAGAAATTTTTAATTATAATTTATTACTCTTTGGAGAACAGCGACATCGAGAAACAGCTCCTGTTTCTGGATCAATAAGATAAATGTAATCTCCGGCGCTTCCTAATGTAAAGTCAAAGATCTTTTTATTCAGCAGTGGGAGCAAGTCATACTGGGAGAGAAGAACCTGGGTTTTATCTCTTAATTCCATACGAAAATCTGTTCGTGTTTTAAATAACTCTAAAGCTGCTGCTTCCCCGTACTCTTGAATAGACTGTTCTTGACGTTTCACACTTTCCCAGATTCCCCCACGAAGAGCTTCTAGCTCTCGACATGCAACCGGATGATCTACAACAGCTTCCAGAAGCAAGGGATCAGCAAATATTAAATTTAACTTAATTAAACCTTGGGACTTCTCCTCATAATGCAGAAAATTTAAAAGAGATTGGGTTGTTTTAGAGCCGCGCAACATTGTGTAAAGGATATCCGCTTCTTGAGAGGGAAGGGTGAGAGTCTCAATAACATCGGGGCCAAACTTTTTTCCTCCTTCTAGAATTTCTGTTCTTTTACTGAGCAAGGCTTCGGTAATCGCATATTCGGATCCTGGTGGTACGCATCCGGTATCTACATAAACACGTTTTAACAAGCGGACAAATACTGCGTGCCAGGATGCTGCGTCTGTATACTGTTCCGGGGATTCTTGCATGAGAGCGTAGAGGTTAAATCGAGAATTATTTGGTGGTCGTGAAAACGGCACTTTTAAAAGACGATATTTACGTTTTTTCTTAGTAGCTACCTTCGCTGTCTTTTTTGGAGAAGAAATCTCTCCATCTTTAGAAATCTTCTCTACAGCGGAAATCTTTTTAGATTTTTCCTGATATTCCACCTCGGCACATGCTGAACGCTGTGCGGTAAAGAGATTCTCATTACTTTCAATAATCCGAGAACATACGCAACGCTTTCTCGCATTTACAGCATCAAAAGATACCATTGAAATTAAGGAGGCTAAGCATAATAAAGTAAAAATGTAAGACTGCATAGCTATTTCCCCAATGCGAATTGATATGACAGTATCCGCTCATTACCTTCAGGAAAGCTCCTATGAATTACTATCAATAATCTCTCTGGAAGCCCTTGACCACCAGCGTTCCTCTGAGGAACAATATCCACTTTCGAGATATTCTCTAAAAGTAATGCAGTTTCTACCTTAGCATGATTTCGCAAACTGCGTATTTGCAATTCTAACCTACCCTGACTTTGATGGTAATATAGAGAGCCGGCGACTTCTCCGGCAAGCTCAGGATCTTTATATACCCCTCGATCAAAAATTACGGAGCATAAAGCTCCAGGAATCTCTTCAATACGCGATGTCGAACAAAATACCGTGCGTAATTTCTTATAGGCGTAGTTTTCTTGTAAAAAAGTTTTATAGGCTCGTTCATCACGCCTGCTAGAGCAAAACATCTGCCTTTGCCAAAATCCCAAAACACTAAAAAGCAGGGCAAACAAAGTTATGGATACTAGAACTTCCATGAGCAGAAAGGAGTGTTTCCTTTTCTTTAGGAATATTATATTACTACGCATACGCTTCTTTGGACGGACGTTGTATATTTTTGATTAGGAAAAATCTCGATGACAACATCTGCAAAACATGCTTTTACAATGTTAGCCTCTATGCGTACCCCCTTACGAATATCTATAGAATATTCATAGGGAATACGAATCTCACTTCCCCGACTTGTATAAACAACACAGGAAAGCTCTCCAGAACCTGATGTGGGAAAATTTCCATTGAGCATCTGCTCCCTCATACTATCTTCGACAGCAAAAAAACAATTATCAATCACAGCGGGCAACTGTAAATTAACAATATCGTCTTCGAAAGATCTACGAACGCCACAATAAAAACGGATGCAGGGCATTAGCACTAAACAAACTAATGATAATGATAGCAATACCTCTATCAGCAGAAAACTCCGCTTTGATCTTTTTTTATGAAGCGTCATAGGAATCTCTATCCACGCTTACTATTTTTTCCCGAGGCTTTTGGTGAAAAGACTATCAAATCATCACCTTGATCGTTGAGTTTTACTACAATGTCTTCTCCCCAAGCATCTTTTAATAATTTCTTTCCGTCTTTGCACCATGCGGCTCCTTCAAGAACAGATTCTTTCCGATCTACAATCTCTCTTAGAGACGCGCCTCCGGTTGCATACTCCATCATCAAGATGTCATACACTTTGGCACAATTTTGCTCTGACTGAAAAACTTTCCCTTTTTGAATGCTACCACGCATATTAAAAGCTAAAGCTCCTCCAACAATACCGATCAGTGTGATAACAACCATCATCTCGATTAATGTGATGGACTGTTTACGTTTCTGTTTTTTCATAACTTTTGCCCTATTTGTTCTATAAAATTTGAATATTGCTTGTTAACGGAATAAGTATTGCCAACATAATAATTCCTATAATTCCTCCAAGAAACACAAGGATAACTGGTTGGCACCACGAAGTTATCCAGGTAAGTGTTTTTTGGGTATCCTCATTATAAATATGAGCGACATGCGCTAATACATCAGCAAGCTCTCCAGATTCTTCCCCTAAAGAGACCATTCCCAATGCTAATTTCGGCACCCAAGGTCGTTTTGCTAATTCCTTACTTAATGAGCTTCCCTCGATAACAGCGTGGATTATTTGTGTCATATCCTCACGCAACATAGCGTAAGGAACTGCCCCGCAGCCTAGCTCCAATCCTTCTATCAATGTCCCACCACCACGAAGAATTGCTGAAACTACTGAACAAAACCTGCTGAATCCTAGTTTGATAAAGAATTTCTTTACGCCAGGAACTGAAAATAGGGTTTTTTCAAACCATTTTTTCCAAAAGGGTTTCCGGCGCGTGACGACTATACTGGCTACTCCAGCTCCTAATGTCGCAAGAAGAAGAT
This portion of the Chlamydia crocodili genome encodes:
- the lipA gene encoding lipoyl synthase, which translates into the protein MNEVPDETQKPQQGKRFAERLPKWLRQVLPKGSVFAHTDATIKRTGMATVCEEALCPNRTRCWSRKTATYLALGDACTRRCGFCNIDFTKKPIPPDPEEPQKIAESAKILQLKHIVLTMVARDDLEDGGASCLVRIIDTLHQELPESTVEMLASDFQGNVDALHTLLDSGLTIYNHNVETVERLTPVVRHKATYRRSLFMLEQAALYLPDLKIKSGIMVGLGEQESEVKQTLKDLANHGVKIVTIGQYLRPSRLHIPVKSYITPETFDYYRTMGESLGLFVYAGPFVRSSFNADIVLNDLENKQSEVAKIPN
- the sctJ gene encoding type III secretion system inner membrane ring lipoprotein SctJ, whose amino-acid sequence is MFRSSISWCLFFVMTLFCCTSCNSRSLIVHGLPGREANEIVVLLVSKGVAAQKQPQAAASTGGASAEQLWDIAVPAAQITEALAILNQAGLPRMKGTSLLDLFAKQGLVPSEMQEKIRYQEGLSEQMASTIRKMDGIVDASVQISFTTEAEDNLPLTASVYIKHRGVLDNPNSIMVSKIKRLVASAVPGLSTENVSVISDRASYSDITINGPWGLSDEIDYVSVWGIILAKSSLGKFRLIFYFLILTLFVISCGLLWVIWKTHTLILSLGGAKGFFDPSPYSKVALEAKKPEEGTGEKKEGQSTQPNQEEAEGPKDNAPEASEGNEENEDV
- a CDS encoding HrpE/YscL family type III secretion apparatus protein produces the protein MKFFSLIFKHDEVAPNKKILSPEAFSALLDAKELLDKTKEDSESYTNETKQECEVLRKEAKDQGFKEGSEQWSSQLAYLEKETHDLRNKVKEALVPLAIASVKKILGKELEMHPETIVSIITKALKELTQHKKIIIHVNPKDLPIVEQNRPELKKIVEYADTLIIAPKADVTQGGCVIETEAGIVNAQLDVQLAALEKAFSTILKQQNPVDEPQPKQQAPANKTQGKQE
- the sctR gene encoding type III secretion system export apparatus subunit SctR; translated protein: MRFIFRTFLCMFILSAPWCFADTYESSCSSRCNPLKSTELSIADQQPEVKKTYPQPTFRERVTANDVLPQEHLSEGSFSDTYPDLTTQAIILIFLALSPFLVMLLTSYLKIIITLVLLRNALGVQQTPPSQVLNGIALILSIYVMFPTGVAMYNDARKEIQGNTIPRDLFSAEGAETVFVALNKSKEPLRSFLIRNTPKAQIQSFYKISQKTFPQEIREHMTPSDFVIIIPAFIMGQIKNAFEIGVLIYLPFFVIDLVTANVLVAMQMMMLSPLSISLPLKLLLVVMVDGWTLLLQGLMISFK
- the sctS gene encoding type III secretion system export apparatus subunit SctS; this encodes MIALAASFKSMLFEYSYQSLLLILIISAPPIILASIVGIMVAIFQAATQIQEQTFAFAIKLVVIFGTLMISGGWLSNMIFRFASQIFQNFYKWK
- a CDS encoding EscT/YscT/HrcT family type III secretion system export apparatus protein, encoding MAISLPELVSVFGSSYLDYILQKPPAYVWSVFLLLLSRLLPIFAIVPFLGGKLFPAPIKIGIALSWVAIIFPKVLMSTHIANYLDDDVFYILIVKELCIGTLIGFILSFPFYAAQSAGSFITNQQGIQGLEGATSLISIEQTSPHGIFYHYFVTIVFWLSGGHRIVLTLLLQSLEIIPIHKFLPMEMMSLDAPIWITLIKMCQLCLIMTIQLSAPAAVAMLMSDLFLGIINRMAPQVQVIYLLSALKAFMGLLFLTLAWWFIVKQIDYFTLAWFKEAPIMLLGSSPKVL
- a CDS encoding DUF1494 domain-containing protein, with the translated sequence MRSNIIFLKKRKHSFLLMEVLVSITLFALLFSVLGFWQRQMFCSSRRDERAYKTFLQENYAYKKLRTVFCSTSRIEEIPGALCSVIFDRGVYKDPELAGEVAGSLYYHQSQGRLELQIRSLRNHAKVETALLLENISKVDIVPQRNAGGQGLPERLLIVIHRSFPEGNERILSYQFALGK
- a CDS encoding type II secretion system protein → MTLHKKRSKRSFLLIEVLLSLSLVCLVLMPCIRFYCGVRRSFEDDIVNLQLPAVIDNCFFAVEDSMREQMLNGNFPTSGSGELSCVVYTSRGSEIRIPYEYSIDIRKGVRIEANIVKACFADVVIEIFPNQKYTTSVQRSVCVVI
- a CDS encoding type II secretion system protein, which codes for MKKQKRKQSITLIEMMVVITLIGIVGGALAFNMRGSIQKGKVFQSEQNCAKVYDILMMEYATGGASLREIVDRKESVLEGAAWCKDGKKLLKDAWGEDIVVKLNDQGDDLIVFSPKASGKNSKRG